The Oncorhynchus tshawytscha isolate Ot180627B unplaced genomic scaffold, Otsh_v2.0 Un_contig_16801_pilon_pilon, whole genome shotgun sequence nucleotide sequence gttacgatgtgttatggtgtgttatgttatgatgtgttatgatgtgttatgatgtggtatgatgtgttatgatgtgttatgatgtgttatgctatgatgtgttatgttatgatatgttatgttatatgttatgatgtgttgtgttatatgttatgatgtgttatgttatgatatgttatgttatatgttatgatgtgttatgttatatgttatgatgtgtgttgtgttatgttatatgttatgatgtgttatgttatatgttatgttgtgttatgctatatgttatgttgtgttatgctatatgttatgatgtgttatgttatgatgtgtgttgtgttgtgttatgttatatgttatgatgtgttatgctatatgttatgatgtgttatgttatatgttatgttgtgttatgttatatgttatgatgtgttatgttatatgttatgatgtgttatgttatatgttatgttgtgttatgttatatgttatgatgtgttatgttatgatgtgtgttgtgttatgttatatgttatgatgtgttgtgttatgttatgatgtgttatgatgtgttatgttatatgttatgatgtgttatgttatatgttatgatatgttatgatgtgttatgttatgatgtgttgtgttatatgttatgatgtgttatattACATGGtatgatgtgtgttgtgttatattatgatgtgttgtgttatatgttatgatgtgttatgctatatgttatgatgtgttgtgttatatgttatgatgtgttgtgttatatgttatgatgtgttatgctatatgttatgatgtgttgtgttatgttatatgttatgatgtgttatgctatatgttatgatgtgttatgttatatgttatgttgtgttatgttatatgttatgatgtgttatgttatgatgtgtgttgtgttatgttatatgttatgatgtgttatgttatatgttatgttgtgttatgctatatgttatgttgtgttatgctatatgttatgatgtgttatgttatgatgtgtgttgtgttgtgttatgttatatgttatgatgtgttatgctatatgttatgatgtgttatgttatatgttatgatgtgttatgttatatgttatgatgtgttatgttatatgttatgttgtgttatgttatatgttatgatgtgttatgttatgatgtgtgttgtgttatgttatatgttatgatgtgttgtgttatgttatatgttatgatgtgttatgctatatgttatgatgtgttatgttatatgttatgttgtgttatgttatatgttatgatgtgttatgttatatgttatgatgtgttatgttatatgttatgttgtgttatgttatatgttatgatgtgttatgttatatgttatgatgtgttatgttatatgttatgttgtgttatgttatatgttatgatgtgttgtgttatgttatgatgtgttatgatgtgttatgttatatgttatgatgtgttatgttatatgttatgatgtgttatgttatatgttatgatatgttatgatgttatgttatgtgtgttgtgttatatgttatgatgtgttatattACATGttatgatgtgtgttgtgttatattatgatgtgttgtgttatatgttatgatgtgttatgttatatgttatgatgtgttatgttatatgttatgatatgttatgatgtgttatgttatgatgtgttgtgttatatgttatgatgtgttatattacatgttatgatgtgttatgttatattatgatgtgttatgttatatgttatgttatgtgttatatgttatgttgtgttatgttatatgttatgatgtgttatgttatatgttatgatgtgttatgttatgatgtgtgttgtgttatgttatatgttatgatgtgttgtgttatgttatgatgtgttatgatgtgttatgttatatgttatgatgtgttatgttatatgttatgatgtgttatgttatatgttatgatatgttatgatgtgttatgttatgatgtgttgtgttatatgttatgatgtgttatattACATGttatgatgtgtgttgtgttatattatgatgtgttgtgttatatgttatgatgtgttatgttatatgttatgttgtgtgttgtgttatattatgatgtgttatgttatgtgttatgatgtgttatgttatgatgtgttgtgttatatgttatgatgtgttatgctatatgttatgatgtgtgttgtgttatgttatatgttatgatgtgttatgctatatgttatgatgtgttatattatatgttatgatgtgttatgttatatgttatgatgtgttatgttatatgttatgatgtgttatgctatatgttatgatgtgttatgttatatgttatgatgtgttatgttatatgttatgttgtgttatgttatatgttatgatgtgttatgttatgtgttatgatgtgttatgttatgatgtgttgtgttatatgttatgttgtgttatgttatatgttatgatgtgttatgttatatgttatgatgtgttatgttatatgttatgatgtgttatgctatatgttatgatgtgttatattatatgttatgatgtgttatgttatatgttatgatgtgttatgctatatgttatgatgtgttatattatatgttatgatgtgttatgctatatgttatgatgtgtgttgtgttatgttatgatgtgtgttgtgttatgttatgatgtgttatgttatatgttatgatgtgttatgttatatgttatgatgtgttgtgttatatgttatgatgtgttatgctatatgttatgatgtgtgttatgttatgatgtgttatgttatatgttatgatgtgttgtgtttgctcCAGGGCCCTATGGCAGAAGAAGGAACCTGGGGTCTGAATCCAGCAGCCCTCCGGTTGTATGAAATAcggtaggatggtaggatatgaTACCTGTGTAGTTTAGTAACTTAATCCCCCGCTGCAGTCTGCTCCATTCAtactgccccccacacacacacacacccacacccacccaccccccccccacacatgcacacacccacacccacacacacacacacacacactgtgtgtgtctcaccgtGCTGCCGTCTGATAACACAGGGTTGAAGAGGCTGTCCAGGTAGCGATCCACCCCTCTCTCAGTCTGACCATGGCTGAACACATCAGACTCCACTGGAGAGGAGACACTGTTAATATCActatactggtgtgtgtgtgtgtgtgctgtgtgcttgtgtgtgtgtgtgtgtgttgtgtgtctgtgtgctgtgtgctgtgtgcgtgtgtctgtgtgtctgtgtgctgtgtgtgtgtgtgtgtgtgtgtgtgtaccatggcTGGAGTATCCGTCAGAGCCTGGCAGGCTGTACGCAGGTTGGGTGGCGCTGAGGAAGGGCGGGGGCAGCTCTTCATCACTGTCAAAACCACTGCCAAACAGAGTCCTGGTCACACAAACAGGCTGGGTGATTAGTGTGTTGGGCCAATCAGAGCCCACAGTTTCCCTGATGAACCAATCCTCCTGGCTGGGTGATTAGTAACATTCCCTGAGACCTGTGTTAGCTCCCCAGTGAAGGGTTTGGgtttgggtttgtgtgtgtttggactCACAGGCTGGCGTTGGTTCGAACCCTATTAGGATCCTCAGCTGAGATGATGAAGTAACTCTTCTGTTTGGGGAAGTCGGACGGCAGCTCCAAGTCTGAGATCTAAAACAGGATTCAGTTAGGGCCAGACCTTTTCAAAGTCTGAGATCTAAAACAGGATTCAGTTAGGGCCAGACATTTTCAAAGTCTGGGATCTAAAACAGGATTCAGTTAGGGCCGGTTAGCCTGATAACTCTCGGTTAGCCTGATAACTCTCGGTTAGCCTGATAACTCTCGGTTAGCCTGATAACTCTCGGTTAGCCTGATAACTCTCGGTTAGCCTGATAACTCTCGGTTAACCTGATAACTCTCGGTTAACCTGATAACTCTCAGTTCGCCTGATAACTCTCAGTTCGCCTGATAACTCTCAGTTCGCCTGATAACTCTCAGTTAACCTGATAACTCTCAGTTCGCCTGATAACTCTCAGTTAGCCTGATAACTCTCAGTTAGCCTGATAACTCTCAGTTAGCCTGATAACTCTCAGTTAGCCTGATAACTCTCTGTTAGCCTGATAACTCTCAGTTAGCCTGATAACTCTCAGAAAGCCTGATAACTCAGTTAGCCTGATAACCTGAATTAACCTGATAACTCCCGTTAGCCTGATAACTCTCAGAAAGTCTGATAACTCCCCGTTAGCCTGATAACTCCCCGTTAGCCTGATAACTCCCCGTTAGCCTGATAACTCTCCGTTACCCTGATAACGCTGATAACGGTTAACCTGATAACTCTCAGTTAACCTGATAACTCTCAGTTAGCATGATAACTCTCAGTTAGCttaatgtgtgtatgtggtgtgtgtgatatACCCACCAGATCCATGACGTAATCATGACCGGCTAGCTCCGCCCACTGCCCATGCTCCTTCATCAGTATAGAAAACCCCTCCACGCCTCACACACTCCcctacaggaacacagacagacagtatagaacACCCCTCCACACCTCACACACTCCACTactggaacacagacagacagtagagaaaataggatacctgtgtagtaggataGAATACCTGTGTCGTAGGATAGCAGCATAGGATACCTGTGCAGTAGGATGgcaggataggatacctgtgtagtagaATGGTATGATAGAATACCTGTGTCGTAGGACTgcaggataggatacctgtgtagtaggatggcaggataggatacctgtgtagtgGGATGGCAGGATAGGATACCTTTGTAGTAGGATAgcaggataggatacctgtgtagtagaACAAGATACCTGTGTAGAAGGATGGCAGGATAGGATACCGGTGTAGTGGGATGgcaggataggatacctgtgaaGCAGGATGGCAGGATAGAATACCTGTGTAGCAGGATGGCAGGATAGGACCTGGGTAGCAGGACGGCAGGATAGGATACCCTGTGTAGTGGGACGGCAGGACAGGATACCCTTGTAGCAGGATAgcaggataggatacctgtgtagcAGAACAGGCACCTGTGTAttaggatacctgtgtagtaggatggCAGGATAGGATACCTGTATAGCAGGATGGCAGGATAgatacctgtgtagtaggataGCAGGAAAGGATACCTGTGTCGCAGGATGgcaggataggatacctgtgtagcaggataggatacctgtgtagcaggataggataggatacctgtgtagtagaATGGCAGGaaggatacctgtgtagtaggatggcaggataggatacctgtgtcgCAGGATGGCAGGATAGGATACTTGTGCAgcaggataggatacctgtgcaGTGGGATGgcaggataggatacctgtgtagtgGGATGGCAGGATAGGATACCCGTGCAGTAGCATGGCAGGATATgatacctgtgtagtaggataTGATATCTGTGTTATAGGATGGCAGGATAGtatacctgtgtagtaggatagtagtaaaGGATACCTGTGTCGTAGGATGgcaggataggatacctgtgtagtaggatggcaggataggatacctgtgtagtagaACGGCATGATAGGATACCTGTGTCGTAGGACGgcaggataggatacctgtgtagtaggatggcaggataggatacctgtgtagtgggatggtaggataggataccttTGTAGTAGGATAgcaggataggatacctgtgtagtagaACAGGATACCTGTGTATTAGGATACCTGTGTAGCAGGACGGCAGGATAGGATACCTGTATAGCAGGATGGCAGGATAGACacctgtgtagtaggatggtaggataggccACCTGTGCAGCAGGATGgcaggataggatacctgtgtagtaggaCAGGGATACCCGTGTAGTAGGACGGCAGGATAGGATATCCGTGTAGCAGAACGGCAGGAAGGATACCCGTGTAGTAGGATGGCAGGACAGACACCCGTGTCGCAGGACGGCAGGATAGGATACCCGTGTAGCAGGACAGGATACCTGTGTAGCAGGACGGCAGGATAGGATATCTGTGTAGCAGGATGGCAGGATATGATACCCGTGTCGCAGGACGgcaggataggatacctgtgtagtagaACGGCAGGaaggatacctgtgtagtaggattttaggataggatacctgtgtagtgGGATGgcaggataggatacctgtgtcgTAGGATGgcaggataggatacctgtgtagtaggatggCAGGATATGATACCTGTGTAGTAGGACGGCAGGATAGGATACCTGTCGCAGGACGGCAGGATAGGACCTGTGTCGTAGGACGgcaggataggatacctgtgtagtaggatggAAGGATAGGATACCTTTGTAGTAGGACGgcaggataggatacctgtgttgCAGGACGgcaggataggatacctgtgtagtaggatggcaggataggatacctgtgtagtaggatggcaggataggatacctgtgtagtgggatggtaggataggatacctgtgtagtaggatgcaggataggatacctgtgtcgcaggataggatacctgtgtcgtaggatggtaggataggatacctgtgttgtaggatggtaggataggatacctgtgtagcAGGATGTCTCCCGCTAGATCTTCTCCGCTGGTCCAGGATTGGACACAGGAACGATTCTCctaggagagagacacagacagacagacagacagacagacagacagacagacagacagacagacagacagacagacagacagacagacagacagacagacagacagacagacagacagacagacagacagacagacagacagatagacagacagacagacagataccagtgacagacagacagacagacagacagtgacagacaggacagacaggatagacagacagacagacagacagacagacagacagacagacaggacagacagacagacagacagacagacagacagacagacagacagacagacagcgctgacagacagtagacagacagacagacagacagacagacagacagacaggacagacagagacagacagacagacagacagacagacagaggacagacagacagacagacagacagacagacagacagacagacagacaggacagacagacagacagacagacagacagacagacagacagacagacagacagacagacagactccagacagacagacagacagacagacaggacagacagacagacagcaggacagcagacagacagacagacagacagacagacagaggtgacagacagacagacagacagacagacagacaggagacagagagagagacagacagagacagacagacagagagacagacagacagacagacagacagacagacagacagacagacagacagacagacagacagtccagacagacagacagacagacagacagacagacagacagttccagacagacagacagacagacagacagacagacagacagacagacagacagacagacagacagacagacagacagacagacagacagacagacagacagacagacagacagacagacagacagacagacagagagagagagagagagagagagagagaggagagttatggAGATAAGCAGTTGTCCCccttgtgtttctgtgtctgtcagtTAGTAGAcagctctgtgatgtcatcagaaAGCGCAGCTCACCGTCGAAGCAGGACACCTGCAGCACCATGTTAGCCCTCTTCCTATTGGCTGTCCACTCCAACAGAGACAGTGGATAGGTGCGTGCTGTCTCAGGGGCGGAGCCTGATAACAGCCGGGACTTCTGATTGGCCTGGATCAGCCGGTGCTGCAGCAGTGCCCGGCAACCAGCAGGGGCGTGGTCAGACACAAACCTAGGAGACAATGGTGGGCAGGTAGGACCATGTGtccgtaggtgtgtgtgtgtgttccactcagcagggtgtgtgtgttccactcagcagggtgtgtgtgttccaccagCAGGGTGTGTCCaccagcagggtgtgtgtgttccactcagcaggtgtgtgtgtgtcctccagcagggtgtgtgttccaccagcaggtgtgtgtgttccaccagcaggtgtgtgtgtgtgtgttccatccaGCAGGTGTGTGTTCCActccagcaggtgtgtgtgtgtgttccactcagcaggtgtgtgtgtgtgtgttccaccagcaggtgtgtgtgtgttccactcagcaggtgtgtgtgtgttccaccagcagggtgtgtgtgtgttccaccagcagggtgtgtgttccaCTCCAGCAGCAGGTGCAGTGTGTGTTCCACTCAGCAGGTGTGTGTTCCACCAGCAGGTGTGTGTTCCACtccagcagggtgtgtgtgttccaccagcaggtgtgtgtgttccaccagcagggtgtgtgttccaCTCCAGCAGGTGTGTGTCTTccaccagcagtgtgtgtgttccactcagcagggtgtgtgttcc carries:
- the LOC121843501 gene encoding unconventional myosin-XV-like yields the protein MKEHGQWAELAGHDYVMDLISDLELPSDFPKQKSYFIISAEDPNRVRTNASLTLFGSGFDSDEELPPPFLSATQPAYSLPGSDGYSSHVESDVFSHGQTERGVDRYLDSLFNPVLSDGSTDLDKPASMTGRMKGGGGIGGGEEERGQAPSSRPYPPGLQPGGMS